GGCGAACACGGCTGGGTAGATAAAAAAATGATGTACGAAGAAAGCCTGCGGGTTCCCTTCTTAATCCGATACCCCAGAGAAATCGCAGCGGGAACCCAAACAAGTGACATGGTCATCAACCTCGACTATGCACCCACCTTTTTGGAATACGCCGGACAGCCCATCCCCGCAGACATCCAGGGACGAAGCCTGGTCCCCCTCCTCCAGGGACACACACCGGACGATTGGCGAACCGCGTTCTACTATCAACACTTCGACATCCACCCCGACGGCGAACTGGCAAACTGCGGCGTACGCACCAAAAACTTCAAACTAATCTGGTACAACCACAACTACGACCACTACCAGCTCTTCGACACCCAAAAAGACCCCAGCGAAACCCGGGATGTATCCGAAGACCCCGAATACGCCTCAACAGTATCCGAAATGAAAGCCTTGCTGCAAGAAGAACGCGAAAAAGCGGGCCTGACAGACGAAATAGAACAACAAATTTTTAACAGCGATAACATACCTCAGACGCGCAAGCAAATGAACGCATTACTACAAATGATAGACACCAATACCGCAAAGGAAAAACAATGAAAAACGCCCAACTCCGCTACAGACAGGTACACCTGGACTTTCACACCTCTGAACACTGCCCGAATGTCGGTGGCAAATTTGACGAAGACCAGTTCATCGGCGCCCTAAAAAAGGGACATGTCAATTCCATAACCATCTTTGCACAATGCCATCACGGCTGGTGTTATTACCCCACAAAAACGGACATGGAACATCCCAACCTGCAAACCGACCTCGTCGGACGCATGCTCGCCGCAGCAAAAAAAGCCGACATCAACATGCCCGTCTATATCACCGTACAATGGCAGGAAAAAGCTGCCCGCGAACACCCCGAATGGCGCGTCAGGCGACCCGACGGGGGCTATGTGGGACGGCCAACAATGCACCCCCATACCCCCCTGCCACACGGCGGATGGTATCGCCTGTGTTGCAACACGCCCTATCTGGATGCGAGTGTCCTGCCCGTATTGACAGAAGTAATGGACATGTACAATCCTTCTGGCATCTTCCTGGACATCACCGGAGAAGAAATTTGCACCTGTGATTGGTGTATCGCCAGCATGCACGAAAAAGGACTCGACCCCGATAACGCTGGAGATCGGATTATCCACTCACAAGCTGTGTACAAAGACTATCTGTCCAAAACCACGGACATCATCTGGAGCCGAAATCCCGACGCCACAATTTATCACAACGGAAGCGACAAAAAGGGACGCCACGACCTCTACCCCTACTGGTCGCACCACGAAATCGAATCCCTGCCAACCGGCATGTGGGGATACAACCACTTCCCGACAAACGCGCGCTACTTCACAAACCTACCCGACTGCAACGCAATCGCACAAACGGGCAAATTCCATCGCATGTGGGGCGAATTTGGCGGCTTCAAAAATCCAGTCGCATTGGAATACGAAGTAGGACAAATCATCTCATTAAATTGCCGCTGTATGGTAGGCGACCAACTCCATCCCGAAGGTGAAATGGACGAAGAAACCTATCGCATCATAGGCGAAGCGTACAAACGCGTTGAAGAACGCGAACCCTGGCTGGAAGGTGCCGAACACGTAGTAGATGTGGCAATCCTCGCACCCTCGGGCGTACACAAAGACAGAGATCTGGAAGACAGCGAAGTCGGCGCCGGACTCATGCTCATGGAAAACCACATCCCATTCTTAATGCTCGACGAAACAATGGACCTATCCCCCTACCAGCTATTAATTCTACCAGACAGCGTGCGCGTGGATAACGCACTAAAAGCAAAAATCGACACATTTCTGGCGGGCGGCGGAAAATTATTATCGTCCGGCGAAAGCGGCCTGGACCCTGCAGGAAAAGGTTTTGCGTATGACATCGGCGCAGAATATACCGGACCCTCGCCCAATGATATAGAATACGTAGTCGTCGGAGACGCCATCGCCACAAATTTGGTACGCACCCCATTCCTCGTCTATGAATCCGGCGTAACCACAAAAGTGACAGACGGCGAAATACTCGCAGCCGCGTGGAAACCGTATTTTAACCGCACGTACGGAAAATTCTGCTCCCACCGAAACACCCCTTATGAAGGCGACGCGGGTTGGCCCTCCGTCATCCGCAAAGGCAACATCATCCACATCGCCCAACCCATCTTCAGAGTCTATGACGACCAGGGCATGCAATTGCACCGCGACCTGGTAAAAAACTGCATCGACCTGCTCTACGACGACCCCTTATTGCAGGTCTCCCTGCCATCGTGTGGCCGAGTAAATCTAACGCGCCAACCCCAGGAAGGAAACCGGCTAATCCTGCATCTCATGTACGCCAACCCCATCAAACGGGGCGATACAAATGTAATTGAAGACATTATCCCATTGTACGACATCGCAGTCTCCCTTAAAGCGGACCGCGACATATCTCGCGTATATCTCGCCCCCGAAAACGAGGACATTGAATTTGCAGTAGCGAACGGGCGCGTGTCATTTACCGTGCCCAAGGTCGAAATGAATCAGATTGTAGTAATTGAATAATGCCAAAAGAAAGGAGTCTCTTATGCCAGAAACAAAAAAAATCGTCCGGTCGGAACCCTTTGTAATCAACAAAAACATGAGCAGCCCGATGGCGATATCCGACAGAGACCTCACGCCAAAAAATGCGGATGGTCTCCCCGTAGTCTTGCCAACGGAAAAACAAAAATACGACTTTGATCGCAATGGGTGGCTCTTAATCCCCGGCGTACTCTCAAAAGACGAATGCGACGAAATGCGGACCTTTGCCGAGCGACTGGCCAAAGACCCCGAAAGCATACCCGAACACGAACGCTGTCCACTTGGCGGACCATTGCAAAAATTGGCCGACCACCCCGTTATCGTCGGATTCATGAACGAATTCGTGGCATATCCTCCCCTCGCCAACGACGAGCGATACGGATTCAGACTGGAAACATCCCACCTGTTCTACCGCGATGCTGAAACACCCGGAAGATTTAGTCCACATAATGGCAATGGCCTGTTTCGCATGCCCTGGGACTCCCACTTTTACCGGTGCATCCCCGGCAAAGCATGGAGCGGACTAACGCGCATCGTATGGGAATTTAACCCCGTCAAAAAAGGGCAGGGCAGCACATTATTTGTACCGGGCAGCCACAAAGCCGCTTATCCAGCACCCGAAACCGTCCGCGACCCCGAATCAACCATGTGGGAAACATATAGCTGCCCACCCGGATCGCTGTTATTCTTCACCGAAGCAATCACGCACAGCGCACATCCCTGGACCAACACCGAAAACAACCGCCTCGCCGTATTCAACCTCTACAATATTGTCGCGAGCCGATGGCATTCGTGGTTACCCCCTGAAAAACTCATCGAATCCATGCCCCCCTTAAGACAAACGCTCTTCAGCGAACCGTACAACGAAAAAGTGGATACATTCTTCCCGCGCACAACGGCGTATATGGACGGGTAAGCAAGGTCGGGAAAAGGATTTCCCTCCTACACGACCATGTAACACACTGTTGAAGCGGCATCCCTGCCGCGACCACGACCAACTTTTTGATAATTGGAGACCGACCCATGACCGACAATGGAACAGTCACACCTTATATCATCGACAAAAATCTGGGCAGCCCAATGGACGACTACTCAGATGTATTGCCAAAGAAAAATGGCGACGGATTAGACATCATCGAACCGACCGCAGAGCAAAAGTACCGGTTTGACAAAGACGGGTGGCTCTTAGTCCCCGGCGTATTGAGCGAACAGGACATCAAGGAAATGCGGGAATATTGTATTCAACTGCACTTCGATCCCCAATCGCTCCCCGAACACGAACGCACCCCGCTGGCAGGTCCCACACAGAAATTGATAGATCATCCTCTGGTAGTCGGCATGATGAATGAATTCATGGCCAATCCCCGCTTATCAAGCCCCAACTGTTACGGATTCAGTCTGGCCGCCAATGGACTCTGGTATAGAACCGCACCCAGCCGACGAAATGAAGGCAAAAGAGAAGCCCGTCATTTTACCCCACACAATGGC
This genomic window from Gemmatimonadota bacterium contains:
- a CDS encoding alpha-L-fucosidase, which gives rise to MKNAQLRYRQVHLDFHTSEHCPNVGGKFDEDQFIGALKKGHVNSITIFAQCHHGWCYYPTKTDMEHPNLQTDLVGRMLAAAKKADINMPVYITVQWQEKAAREHPEWRVRRPDGGYVGRPTMHPHTPLPHGGWYRLCCNTPYLDASVLPVLTEVMDMYNPSGIFLDITGEEICTCDWCIASMHEKGLDPDNAGDRIIHSQAVYKDYLSKTTDIIWSRNPDATIYHNGSDKKGRHDLYPYWSHHEIESLPTGMWGYNHFPTNARYFTNLPDCNAIAQTGKFHRMWGEFGGFKNPVALEYEVGQIISLNCRCMVGDQLHPEGEMDEETYRIIGEAYKRVEEREPWLEGAEHVVDVAILAPSGVHKDRDLEDSEVGAGLMLMENHIPFLMLDETMDLSPYQLLILPDSVRVDNALKAKIDTFLAGGGKLLSSGESGLDPAGKGFAYDIGAEYTGPSPNDIEYVVVGDAIATNLVRTPFLVYESGVTTKVTDGEILAAAWKPYFNRTYGKFCSHRNTPYEGDAGWPSVIRKGNIIHIAQPIFRVYDDQGMQLHRDLVKNCIDLLYDDPLLQVSLPSCGRVNLTRQPQEGNRLILHLMYANPIKRGDTNVIEDIIPLYDIAVSLKADRDISRVYLAPENEDIEFAVANGRVSFTVPKVEMNQIVVIE
- a CDS encoding phytanoyl-CoA dioxygenase family protein; protein product: MTDNGTVTPYIIDKNLGSPMDDYSDVLPKKNGDGLDIIEPTAEQKYRFDKDGWLLVPGVLSEQDIKEMREYCIQLHFDPQSLPEHERTPLAGPTQKLIDHPLVVGMMNEFMANPRLSSPNCYGFSLAANGLWYRTAPSRRNEGKREARHFTPHNGNGLYRLPGDAHYYNAFPGKANSAHTRVVWELNPVKHKQGGTLLVTGSHKAVYTAPDEIQDPDSSIWTTYSCPAGSVLFFAEATTHSAHPWTNEENDRIAIANLYNFVDGGHARLLRPDPRILNAMPPIRQTLFRERFAGQNVVR
- a CDS encoding phytanoyl-CoA dioxygenase family protein, translating into MPETKKIVRSEPFVINKNMSSPMAISDRDLTPKNADGLPVVLPTEKQKYDFDRNGWLLIPGVLSKDECDEMRTFAERLAKDPESIPEHERCPLGGPLQKLADHPVIVGFMNEFVAYPPLANDERYGFRLETSHLFYRDAETPGRFSPHNGNGLFRMPWDSHFYRCIPGKAWSGLTRIVWEFNPVKKGQGSTLFVPGSHKAAYPAPETVRDPESTMWETYSCPPGSLLFFTEAITHSAHPWTNTENNRLAVFNLYNIVASRWHSWLPPEKLIESMPPLRQTLFSEPYNEKVDTFFPRTTAYMDG